In the Hordeum vulgare subsp. vulgare chromosome 7H, MorexV3_pseudomolecules_assembly, whole genome shotgun sequence genome, one interval contains:
- the LOC123407640 gene encoding protein LHY-like isoform X1, with translation MASMALAEETDALDSSRLPNGKGLSVDVAMQPNEEGMGEHPVKPRKPYTITKQREKWTDEEHEKFLEALKLYGRSWRQIQEHIGTKTAVQIRSHAQKFFSKVVREPGAKIEIEIPPPRPKRKPLHPYPRKRADSCNGANPANGPSKLAQISSSSGSDQENGSPVSVLSAMQSDAFGSSMSNPSSRSTSPESSDEENNVPPMVSREEGQQTGINQSHKEADQENKDTGTSEEDSSDEVQVTSVKLFGKTVVIPDPRKRCSPDPGSGHENGGQTSHSSNKGTSQAPLAVEIPTHTKGEQISQSSNKATSQAPLAVEVPTYTKGEQISQFSNKATSQAPLAVEIPAFAAPPSGWVLPYNSFPLHFGESAEARITPLHMWWPYYGFPISHPGGLSVVPHNEATDESEAAKSPLVESSSKSLPVESSSDSDDNAETTANKEWKVLESLGTAQVPRSASSFQLKPSENSAFVRVKPIIGSGEEPARGFVPYKRCRVE, from the exons ATGGCTTCCATGGCGCTCGCGGAG GAAACGGATGCACTGGATTCATCCAGATTGCCGAACGGCAAAGGGTTATCGGTGGATGTTGCAATGCAACCCAATGAGGAGGGGATGGGTGAGCATCCTGTCAAG CCTAGGAAGCCATACACGATCACAAAGCAGCGGGAGAAGTGGACGGACGAAGAGCACGAGAAGTTCCTGGAGGCGCTGAAGCTGTATGGCCGGTCCTGGCGTCAGATACAAG AACACATTGGCACAAAGACCGCTGTCCAAATCCGAAGCCATGCCCAGAAGTTTTTCTCCAAG GTGGTGCGCGAACCCGGAGCTAAAATTGAGATCGAGATCCCTCCCCCTAGGCCAAAGAGGAAGCCGCTGCATCCATATCCTCGCAAGCGTGCGGACTCCTGCAACGGGGCAAACCCAGCAAATGGACCATCCAAGCTTGCTCAAATTTCATCATCTTCTGGTTCTGACCAAGAGAATGGTTCTCCCGTGTCAGTGTTGTCTGCAATGCAGTCGGATGCTTTTGGATCATCGATGTCAAACCCGTCATCTCGCAGTACTTCCCCAGAGTCGTCAGATGAGGAGAATAATGTTCCTCCAATGGTCAGCAGAGAGGAAGGTCAACAAACAGGGATAAATCAATCCCACAAG GAGGCTGATCAGGAAAACAAagatacgggtacctccgaagagGATTCTTCTGATGAGGTGCAGGTAACAAGCGTGAAGCTGTTCGGGAAGACGGTCGTCATCCCAGACCCGAGGAAAAGGTGCTCCCCGGATCCAGGCTCAGGGCATGAAAACGGAGGGCAAACCTCACATTCCTCtaacaaaggaacatcacaagccCCACTGGCTGTAGAGATTCCAACACATACAAAGGGAGAACAAATCTCACAATCCTCTAACAAGGCAACATCACAAGCCCCATTGGCTGTAGAGGTTCCGACGTATACAAAGGGAGAGCAAATCTCACAATTCTCTAACAAGGCAACTTCACAAGCCCCACTGGCTGTAGAAATTCCAGCATTTGCTGCGCCGCCAAGTGGGTGGGTTCTTCCGTACAATTCGTTCCCTCTACATTTTGGGGAATCGGCGGAAGCCAGAATCACCCCTTTACACATGTGGTGGCCATACTATGGGTTCCCTATCAGCCACCCTGGAGGGCTGAGTGTAGTGCCGCACAACGAAGCTACTGATGAGAGCGAAGCTGCAAAGAGCCCTCTGGTTGAATCAAGCTCGAAGAGCCTTCCTGTTGAATCAAGCTCGGACTCCGATGACAATGCTGAGACAACAGCCAACAAGGAGTGGAAAGTGCTCGAGTCGCTCGGGACGGCACAGGTCCCTCGGTCAGCTTCAAGTTTTCAGCTAAAACCAAGCGAGAACTCGGCTTTTGTGAGAGTGAAGCCGATCATAGGCAGCGGAGAAGAGCCGGCGAGGGGGTTTGTGCCatacaaaagatgtagagttgaatgA
- the LOC123407640 gene encoding protein LHY-like isoform X2 has product MQPNEEGMGEHPVKPRKPYTITKQREKWTDEEHEKFLEALKLYGRSWRQIQEHIGTKTAVQIRSHAQKFFSKVVREPGAKIEIEIPPPRPKRKPLHPYPRKRADSCNGANPANGPSKLAQISSSSGSDQENGSPVSVLSAMQSDAFGSSMSNPSSRSTSPESSDEENNVPPMVSREEGQQTGINQSHKEADQENKDTGTSEEDSSDEVQVTSVKLFGKTVVIPDPRKRCSPDPGSGHENGGQTSHSSNKGTSQAPLAVEIPTHTKGEQISQSSNKATSQAPLAVEVPTYTKGEQISQFSNKATSQAPLAVEIPAFAAPPSGWVLPYNSFPLHFGESAEARITPLHMWWPYYGFPISHPGGLSVVPHNEATDESEAAKSPLVESSSKSLPVESSSDSDDNAETTANKEWKVLESLGTAQVPRSASSFQLKPSENSAFVRVKPIIGSGEEPARGFVPYKRCRVE; this is encoded by the exons ATGCAACCCAATGAGGAGGGGATGGGTGAGCATCCTGTCAAG CCTAGGAAGCCATACACGATCACAAAGCAGCGGGAGAAGTGGACGGACGAAGAGCACGAGAAGTTCCTGGAGGCGCTGAAGCTGTATGGCCGGTCCTGGCGTCAGATACAAG AACACATTGGCACAAAGACCGCTGTCCAAATCCGAAGCCATGCCCAGAAGTTTTTCTCCAAG GTGGTGCGCGAACCCGGAGCTAAAATTGAGATCGAGATCCCTCCCCCTAGGCCAAAGAGGAAGCCGCTGCATCCATATCCTCGCAAGCGTGCGGACTCCTGCAACGGGGCAAACCCAGCAAATGGACCATCCAAGCTTGCTCAAATTTCATCATCTTCTGGTTCTGACCAAGAGAATGGTTCTCCCGTGTCAGTGTTGTCTGCAATGCAGTCGGATGCTTTTGGATCATCGATGTCAAACCCGTCATCTCGCAGTACTTCCCCAGAGTCGTCAGATGAGGAGAATAATGTTCCTCCAATGGTCAGCAGAGAGGAAGGTCAACAAACAGGGATAAATCAATCCCACAAG GAGGCTGATCAGGAAAACAAagatacgggtacctccgaagagGATTCTTCTGATGAGGTGCAGGTAACAAGCGTGAAGCTGTTCGGGAAGACGGTCGTCATCCCAGACCCGAGGAAAAGGTGCTCCCCGGATCCAGGCTCAGGGCATGAAAACGGAGGGCAAACCTCACATTCCTCtaacaaaggaacatcacaagccCCACTGGCTGTAGAGATTCCAACACATACAAAGGGAGAACAAATCTCACAATCCTCTAACAAGGCAACATCACAAGCCCCATTGGCTGTAGAGGTTCCGACGTATACAAAGGGAGAGCAAATCTCACAATTCTCTAACAAGGCAACTTCACAAGCCCCACTGGCTGTAGAAATTCCAGCATTTGCTGCGCCGCCAAGTGGGTGGGTTCTTCCGTACAATTCGTTCCCTCTACATTTTGGGGAATCGGCGGAAGCCAGAATCACCCCTTTACACATGTGGTGGCCATACTATGGGTTCCCTATCAGCCACCCTGGAGGGCTGAGTGTAGTGCCGCACAACGAAGCTACTGATGAGAGCGAAGCTGCAAAGAGCCCTCTGGTTGAATCAAGCTCGAAGAGCCTTCCTGTTGAATCAAGCTCGGACTCCGATGACAATGCTGAGACAACAGCCAACAAGGAGTGGAAAGTGCTCGAGTCGCTCGGGACGGCACAGGTCCCTCGGTCAGCTTCAAGTTTTCAGCTAAAACCAAGCGAGAACTCGGCTTTTGTGAGAGTGAAGCCGATCATAGGCAGCGGAGAAGAGCCGGCGAGGGGGTTTGTGCCatacaaaagatgtagagttgaatgA
- the LOC123407640 gene encoding protein LHY-like isoform X3: MAGPGVRYKVVREPGAKIEIEIPPPRPKRKPLHPYPRKRADSCNGANPANGPSKLAQISSSSGSDQENGSPVSVLSAMQSDAFGSSMSNPSSRSTSPESSDEENNVPPMVSREEGQQTGINQSHKEADQENKDTGTSEEDSSDEVQVTSVKLFGKTVVIPDPRKRCSPDPGSGHENGGQTSHSSNKGTSQAPLAVEIPTHTKGEQISQSSNKATSQAPLAVEVPTYTKGEQISQFSNKATSQAPLAVEIPAFAAPPSGWVLPYNSFPLHFGESAEARITPLHMWWPYYGFPISHPGGLSVVPHNEATDESEAAKSPLVESSSKSLPVESSSDSDDNAETTANKEWKVLESLGTAQVPRSASSFQLKPSENSAFVRVKPIIGSGEEPARGFVPYKRCRVE; this comes from the exons ATGGCCGGTCCTGGCGTCAGATACAAG GTGGTGCGCGAACCCGGAGCTAAAATTGAGATCGAGATCCCTCCCCCTAGGCCAAAGAGGAAGCCGCTGCATCCATATCCTCGCAAGCGTGCGGACTCCTGCAACGGGGCAAACCCAGCAAATGGACCATCCAAGCTTGCTCAAATTTCATCATCTTCTGGTTCTGACCAAGAGAATGGTTCTCCCGTGTCAGTGTTGTCTGCAATGCAGTCGGATGCTTTTGGATCATCGATGTCAAACCCGTCATCTCGCAGTACTTCCCCAGAGTCGTCAGATGAGGAGAATAATGTTCCTCCAATGGTCAGCAGAGAGGAAGGTCAACAAACAGGGATAAATCAATCCCACAAG GAGGCTGATCAGGAAAACAAagatacgggtacctccgaagagGATTCTTCTGATGAGGTGCAGGTAACAAGCGTGAAGCTGTTCGGGAAGACGGTCGTCATCCCAGACCCGAGGAAAAGGTGCTCCCCGGATCCAGGCTCAGGGCATGAAAACGGAGGGCAAACCTCACATTCCTCtaacaaaggaacatcacaagccCCACTGGCTGTAGAGATTCCAACACATACAAAGGGAGAACAAATCTCACAATCCTCTAACAAGGCAACATCACAAGCCCCATTGGCTGTAGAGGTTCCGACGTATACAAAGGGAGAGCAAATCTCACAATTCTCTAACAAGGCAACTTCACAAGCCCCACTGGCTGTAGAAATTCCAGCATTTGCTGCGCCGCCAAGTGGGTGGGTTCTTCCGTACAATTCGTTCCCTCTACATTTTGGGGAATCGGCGGAAGCCAGAATCACCCCTTTACACATGTGGTGGCCATACTATGGGTTCCCTATCAGCCACCCTGGAGGGCTGAGTGTAGTGCCGCACAACGAAGCTACTGATGAGAGCGAAGCTGCAAAGAGCCCTCTGGTTGAATCAAGCTCGAAGAGCCTTCCTGTTGAATCAAGCTCGGACTCCGATGACAATGCTGAGACAACAGCCAACAAGGAGTGGAAAGTGCTCGAGTCGCTCGGGACGGCACAGGTCCCTCGGTCAGCTTCAAGTTTTCAGCTAAAACCAAGCGAGAACTCGGCTTTTGTGAGAGTGAAGCCGATCATAGGCAGCGGAGAAGAGCCGGCGAGGGGGTTTGTGCCatacaaaagatgtagagttgaatgA
- the LOC123409622 gene encoding disease resistance protein RGA5-like has translation MLLHGWFSTTLASLVAKIYRSKALTWEVMLINSSLATTNNTGTTHTHTHTHTPRYSQAVKLTTIQHHQPWHLLCSGFFISSKMGTGALGSVIVKLATLLGDGYTMLKGTRKDIAFLERELRTMQILVNMLAGMEGLDKLAMDCKGSMRELGYAMEECIDRFMLRLDENDMEMEAAPSFPRSTARQLKTIFALHGVGAQIKKLKARVTEEGERRRRLNLDNYVQMTIDPRLAAFHERPKDLVAIDGPRDEVISLLTEGSVDLKVVAIVGGGGLGKTTLAMEAYRKIGRHFQCRASVSVSRTLDRDKLLKDLLSQIDQVAFDDCQSERWDKDQLIRRIRHILTGKRYLLVIDDVWKEQDWKFVKAVFPDSYNGSRIIVTTRIANVAKSTCSHSGGQLYQMLPLNYIDSRRLFFKRIFHSDNSCPPQLEKISARILRKCGGLPLAIITIAKLLSNKHQTPDEWERLQGSIGTGLSYKNISLLGYWDLPHHLKTCLLYLCIYPEGGYISCEEVKWKWILEGFVATKRGNLYQEAESYFSELVNRSMIQLVNVDDDNFEQYCQVHVMVHDLLISLTD, from the exons ATGCTGCTGCATGGTTGGTTCAGCACGACACTAGCTAGCTTGGTTGCTAAGAtatatagatcaaaagcgctcacATGGGAAGTGATGCTCATCAACAGCTCCCTAGCAACAACCAACAACACAggtaccacacacacacacacacacacacacacaccacgctACTCTCAAGCAGTCAAGCTCACCACCATCCAACACCATCAACCATGGCACTTGTTGTGTAGCGGCTTCTTCATCTCGAGCAAGATGGGGACAGGAGCGTTGGGCTCCGTCATCGTCAAGCTCGCCACCTTGCTCGGAGACGGGTACACGATGCTCAAGGGGACTCGCAAGGACATCGCGTTCCTCGAGCGCGAGCTCCGCACGATGCAGATCCTGGTGAACATGCTGGCGGGCATGGAGGGGCTGGACAAGCTGGCCATGGACTGCAAGGGCAGCATGCGCGAGCTCGGCTACGCCATGGAGGAGTGCATCGACCGCTTCATGCTCCGCCTCGACGAAAACGACATGGAGATGGAGGCCGCGCCATCGTTCCCGAGGAGCACCGCGCGACAGCTCAAGACAATATTTGCTCTCCATGGAGTTGGAGCCCAGATCAAGAAGCTCAAGGCCCGCGTCACGGAGGAGGGAGAGCGGCGGCGAAGGCTGAATCTCGATAACTATGTCCAGATGACGATAGATCCTCGGTTAGCTGCGTTCCATGAAAGGCCCAAGGACCTGGTGGCCATTGACGGCCCCAGGGACGAGGTCATCTCTTTGTTGACGGAGGGGAGCGTGGACCTGAAGGTGGTGGCCAttgttggaggtggagggctgggAAAGACCACCCTTGCCATGGAGGCCTATCGCAAGATTGGACGACACTTCCAGTGTCGAGCTTCTGTGTCGGTGTCACGCACCCTTGACCGCGACAAGCTCTTGAAAGATCTCCTTTCTCAAATCGACCAAGTTGCATTTGATGATTGTCAGTCGGAGAGGTGGGACAAAGATCAACTAATTCGTCGGATCCGACACATTTTGACAGGAAAGAG GTACTTGCTTGTTATTGATGATGTATGGAAAGAACAAGACTGGAAATTTGTCAAAGCAGTTTTTCCTGACAGTTATAATGGCAGCAGAATAATTGTTACTACACGCATCGCCAATGTAGCTAAGTCAACTTGTTCTCACTCTGGCGGTCAGCTCTATCAAATGCTACCTCTGAACTATATTGATTCCCGAAGATTGTTCTTTAAGAGAATTTTCCACTCCGATAATTCCTGCCCTCCTCAACTAGAAAAGATTTCAGCTAGGATCTTAAGGAAATGTGGTGGCCTGCCACTTGCTATAATTACCATCGCAAAATTGCTATCCAATAAACATCAAACGCCAGATGAATGGGAGAGACTCCAAGGTTCCATTGGTACCGGTCTTTCATATAAGAATATATCGTTACTTGGTTATTGGGATCTTCCACACCACCTCAAGACTTGTTTGTTGTACTTATGTATATATCCAGAGGGCGGGTATATCTCGTGTGAAGAAGTGAAATGGAAATGGATACTTGAAGGATTCGTTGCTACAAAACGGGGGAATTTGTATCAAGAAGCAGAGAGTTATTTCAGTGAACTTGTCAACAGAAGCATGATCCAGCTAGTTAATGTTGACGATGACAACTTTGAGCAATACTGTCAGGTTCATGTGATGGTGCATGACCTTCTAATATCCTTGACAGATTAG